A genome region from Gallus gallus isolate bGalGal1 chromosome 9, bGalGal1.mat.broiler.GRCg7b, whole genome shotgun sequence includes the following:
- the OPA1 gene encoding dynamin-like 120 kDa protein, mitochondrial isoform X1 codes for MWRTKAAAACVICRSLAHSNYGIKRKSPLQNLHLVSRSIHHPYHPSLKFQRRPLRISLQQFSSLNRLPLRKTKLLNVKYGYQSYRNFWLARLASRLLKIRYLILGSAVGGGYTAKKTYDQWKDMMPDLDEYKWIIPDFIWELDEHIDLEKLIKALPDADDLAKLLPDFEKIGESFTSLKGIFSPGYNLVSEVIGASDLLLLLGTPGETAFRATDQGYDSDKQYKKGLLGELILLQQQIQQHEEEARRAAGQYNPGSYQQKRKVSDKEKIDQLQEELLRTQLKYQRMLERLEKENKELRKLVLQRDDKGIHQRKLKKSLIDMYSEVLDILSDYDASYNTQDHLPRVVVVGDQSAGKTSVLEMIAQARIFPRGSGEMMTRSPVKVTLSEGPHHVALFKDSSREFDLTKEEDLAALRNEIEIRMRNSVKEGCTVSTETISLSVKGPGLQRMVLVDLPGVISTVTSGMAPDTKETIFSISKAYMQNPNAIILCIQDGSVDAERSIVTDLVSQMDPQGKRTIFVLTKVDLAEKNVASPSRIQQIIEGKLFPMKALGYFAVVTGKGNSSESIESIKEYEEEFFQNSKLLKTSMLKAHQVTTKNLSLAVSDCFWKMVRESVEQQADAFKATRFNLETEWKNNYPRLRELDRNELFEKAKNEILDEVISLTQVTPKHWEEILQKTLWERVSTHVIENIYLPAAQTMNSGTFNTTVDIKLKQWTDKQLPNKAVEVAWETLQEEFSRFMTEQKGKEHDDIFDKLKQAVKEESIKRHKWNERAEDSLRVIQHNALEDRSISDKQQWDAAIHFMEETLQSRLKDTESVIEDMVGPDWKKRWLYWISRTKEQNIRNETKNELEKLIKCNEEHAAYLANDEVTTVRKNLEARGITVDPCLIKDTWHQIYRRYFLKTALNHCNLCRRGFYYYQRHFVDSELECNDIVLFWRIQRMLAITANTLRQQLTNTEVRRLEKNVKEVLEDFAEDNEKKVKLLTGKRVQLAEDLKKVREIQEKLEAFIEALHQEK; via the exons tgtCATCTGCAGGAGTCTAGCACATAGCAACTAtggaataaaaaggaaatcacCACTTCAAAACTTGCACCTGGTTTCCCGAAGCATACATCATCCCTACCATCCAAGTCTGAAATTTCAAAGACGTCCATTAAGGATATCCCTTCAACAGTTCTCTTCTCTTAATCGTCTTCCCCTAcgcaaaacaaaacttttaaatgtaaaatatggTTACCAGTCCTACAGGAACTTTTGGCTAGCTAGACTAGCATCAAGGCTTCTCAAAATTCGCTATCTTATATTGGGGTCTGCTGTAGGTGGTGGTTACACAGCTAAGAAG ACATATGATCAGTGGAAGGACATGATGCCTGATCTCGATGAATATAAATGGATTATTCCTGACTTCATCTGGGAGCTTGATGAGCATATTGACTTAG aaaaacTTATCAAAGCCCTTCCTGATGCCGATGACCTTGCCAAACTTCTGCCTGACTTCGAGAAGATTGGAGAGAGCTTCACCTCACTGAAAGGGATTTTTTCTCCTG GTTACAATTTGGTTAGTGAAGTCATAGGAGCTTCTGATCTACTTCTGTTGTTAG GTACTCCAGGAGAAACAGCATTCAGAGCTACGGACCAGGGTTATGACAGCGACAAACAGTACAAAAAG GGCCTGCTTGGTGAACTCATTCTGTTACAACAACAAATCCAGCAGCACGAAGAGGAGGCACGCAGAGCCGCTGGCCAATATAACCCGGGCTCGTACCAGCAGAAGCGAAAG GTTTCTGACAAAGAGAAGATTGATCAACTTCAGGAGGAACTTCTGCGCACTCAG CTAAAATACCAACGGATGCTTGAGCGATTAGAGAAGGAGAACAAAGAATTAAGAAAACTGGTACTGCAAAGAGATGACAAAGGAATTCACCAGAGAAAGTTAAAG AAATCTTTGATTGACATGTATTCTGAAGTACTTGATATCCTGTCTGATTATGATGCCAGCTATAACACTCAAGATCACCTACCTCGA GTGGTAGTCGTTGGAGATCAAAGTGCAGGAAAAACAAGTGTATTAGAGATGATTGCTCAAGCCCGAATATTCCCTAGAGGGTCTGGAGAGATGATGACACGTTCCCCTGTAAAG GTAACCCTTAGTGAAGGTCCTCACCACGTGGCTTTATTCAAAGACAGCTCTCGGGAGTTTGATCTGACCAAAGAAGAGGAT cTTGCAGCTTTGAGGAATGAGATAGAAATCAGAATGAGGAATAGTGTGAAGGAGGGCTGCACTGTTAGCACGGAG ACTATCTCCTTAAGTGTGAAAGGTCCTGGTTTACAGAGAATGGTATTGGTTGATTTACCTGGAGTCATTAGT ACTGTGACATCAGGTATGGCTCCAGATACAAAGGAAACAATCTTTAGCATCAGCAAGGCCTACATGCAGAATCCAAATGCCATCATCCTTTGTATTCAAG atGGATCAGTGGATGCAGAACGCAGTATTGTCACAGACTTAGTCAGCCAAATGGATCCACAGGGAAAAAGGACAATTTTTGTGCTGACTAAAGTTGATCTTGCTGAGAAAAATGTGGCTAGCCCAAGCAGG ATCCAACAAATAATTGAAGGCAAACTCTTCCCAATGAAAGCTTTGGGTTACTTTGCAGTTGTTACTGGAAAAG gaaacagcagtgaaagcaTTGAATCTATTAAAGAGTATGAAGAGGAATTTTTTCAAAATTCCAAGCTGTTGAA AACATCCATGCTAAAGGCACACCAAGTAACAACAAAGAACTTAAGTCTTGCTGTCTCAGATTGCTTTTGGAAAATGGTGAGAGAGTCTGTGGAGCAGCAAGCAGATGCTTTTAAAG ccaCACGTTTCAATCTTGAGACAGAATGGAAGAACAATTACCCCCGGTTGCGAGAGCTTGACAGG AATGAACtgtttgaaaaagcaaagaatgagATTCTTGATGAAGTCATAAGTCTGACTCAAGTCACACCTAAGCACTG GGAGGAGATTCTTCAGAAGACATTATGGGAGAGGGTATCTACTCATGTGATTGAGAATATCTaccttccagcagcacagacaaTGAACTCAGGGACATTTAACACCACTGTGGACATCAAACTGAAGCAGTGGACTGACAAGCAACTGCCAAATAAAGCAGTAGAG GTGGCGTGGGAGACTTTGCAAGAGGAGTTTTCTCGTTTCATgacagaacaaaaaggaaaagagcatgATGATATCTTTGATAAACTGAAACAAGCTGTCAAAGAAGAAAGTATTAAGCGCCATAAATGGAACGAGAGAGCAGAGGATAGTCTG CGTGTGATCCAGCACAATGCCTTAGAAGATCGGTCAATATCTGATAAACAGCAATGGGATGCAGCTATTCATTTTATGGAAGAGACTCTCCAAAGTCGTCTCAAAGACA CTGAATCTGTTATTGAAGATATGGTGGGTCCGGATTGGAAAAAGAGGTGGCTATACTGGATAAGCCGCACCAAAGAGCAG AATATAcgtaatgaaacaaaaaatgaactTGAGAAGTTAATCAAATGCAATGAAGAACATGCAGCATATCTGGCAAATGATGAAGTGACAACTGTCAGAAAGAATCTTGAAGCGAGAGGAATAACAGTGGACCCATGTCTG ataAAAGATACGTGGCACCAAATTTATAGAAGGTATTTCCTGAAGACTGCTTTGAACCACTGCAACCTTTGTCGAAGAGGTTTCTATTACTATCAACGACATTTCGTAGACTCGGAG CTTGAATGTAATGATATTGTCCTCTTCTGGCGGATACAGCGAATGCTGGCAATCACAGCAAATACACTGAGGCAGCAGCTTACTAATACAGAAG taagACGCTTGGAGAAGAATGTAAAGGAAGTGCTTGAAGATTTTGCTGAGGACAATGAAAAGAAGGTTAAGCTCCTAACTGGCAAAAGGGTCCAGCTTGCAGAGGATCTCA AAAAAGTTCGAGAAATCCAGGAAAAACTTGAAGCCTTCATAGAAGCCCTCCATCAAGAAAAATAG
- the OPA1 gene encoding dynamin-like 120 kDa protein, mitochondrial isoform X2, with amino-acid sequence MWRTKAAAACVICRSLAHSNYGIKRKSPLQNLHLVSRSIHHPYHPSLKFQRRPLRISLQQFSSLNRLPLRKTKLLNVKYGYQSYRNFWLARLASRLLKIRYLILGSAVGGGYTAKKTYDQWKDMMPDLDEYKWIIPDFIWELDEHIDLEKLIKALPDADDLAKLLPDFEKIGESFTSLKGIFSPGTPGETAFRATDQGYDSDKQYKKGLLGELILLQQQIQQHEEEARRAAGQYNPGSYQQKRKVSDKEKIDQLQEELLRTQLKYQRMLERLEKENKELRKLVLQRDDKGIHQRKLKKSLIDMYSEVLDILSDYDASYNTQDHLPRVVVVGDQSAGKTSVLEMIAQARIFPRGSGEMMTRSPVKVTLSEGPHHVALFKDSSREFDLTKEEDLAALRNEIEIRMRNSVKEGCTVSTETISLSVKGPGLQRMVLVDLPGVISTVTSGMAPDTKETIFSISKAYMQNPNAIILCIQDGSVDAERSIVTDLVSQMDPQGKRTIFVLTKVDLAEKNVASPSRIQQIIEGKLFPMKALGYFAVVTGKGNSSESIESIKEYEEEFFQNSKLLKTSMLKAHQVTTKNLSLAVSDCFWKMVRESVEQQADAFKATRFNLETEWKNNYPRLRELDRNELFEKAKNEILDEVISLTQVTPKHWEEILQKTLWERVSTHVIENIYLPAAQTMNSGTFNTTVDIKLKQWTDKQLPNKAVEVAWETLQEEFSRFMTEQKGKEHDDIFDKLKQAVKEESIKRHKWNERAEDSLRVIQHNALEDRSISDKQQWDAAIHFMEETLQSRLKDTESVIEDMVGPDWKKRWLYWISRTKEQNIRNETKNELEKLIKCNEEHAAYLANDEVTTVRKNLEARGITVDPCLIKDTWHQIYRRYFLKTALNHCNLCRRGFYYYQRHFVDSELECNDIVLFWRIQRMLAITANTLRQQLTNTEVRRLEKNVKEVLEDFAEDNEKKVKLLTGKRVQLAEDLKKVREIQEKLEAFIEALHQEK; translated from the exons tgtCATCTGCAGGAGTCTAGCACATAGCAACTAtggaataaaaaggaaatcacCACTTCAAAACTTGCACCTGGTTTCCCGAAGCATACATCATCCCTACCATCCAAGTCTGAAATTTCAAAGACGTCCATTAAGGATATCCCTTCAACAGTTCTCTTCTCTTAATCGTCTTCCCCTAcgcaaaacaaaacttttaaatgtaaaatatggTTACCAGTCCTACAGGAACTTTTGGCTAGCTAGACTAGCATCAAGGCTTCTCAAAATTCGCTATCTTATATTGGGGTCTGCTGTAGGTGGTGGTTACACAGCTAAGAAG ACATATGATCAGTGGAAGGACATGATGCCTGATCTCGATGAATATAAATGGATTATTCCTGACTTCATCTGGGAGCTTGATGAGCATATTGACTTAG aaaaacTTATCAAAGCCCTTCCTGATGCCGATGACCTTGCCAAACTTCTGCCTGACTTCGAGAAGATTGGAGAGAGCTTCACCTCACTGAAAGGGATTTTTTCTCCTG GTACTCCAGGAGAAACAGCATTCAGAGCTACGGACCAGGGTTATGACAGCGACAAACAGTACAAAAAG GGCCTGCTTGGTGAACTCATTCTGTTACAACAACAAATCCAGCAGCACGAAGAGGAGGCACGCAGAGCCGCTGGCCAATATAACCCGGGCTCGTACCAGCAGAAGCGAAAG GTTTCTGACAAAGAGAAGATTGATCAACTTCAGGAGGAACTTCTGCGCACTCAG CTAAAATACCAACGGATGCTTGAGCGATTAGAGAAGGAGAACAAAGAATTAAGAAAACTGGTACTGCAAAGAGATGACAAAGGAATTCACCAGAGAAAGTTAAAG AAATCTTTGATTGACATGTATTCTGAAGTACTTGATATCCTGTCTGATTATGATGCCAGCTATAACACTCAAGATCACCTACCTCGA GTGGTAGTCGTTGGAGATCAAAGTGCAGGAAAAACAAGTGTATTAGAGATGATTGCTCAAGCCCGAATATTCCCTAGAGGGTCTGGAGAGATGATGACACGTTCCCCTGTAAAG GTAACCCTTAGTGAAGGTCCTCACCACGTGGCTTTATTCAAAGACAGCTCTCGGGAGTTTGATCTGACCAAAGAAGAGGAT cTTGCAGCTTTGAGGAATGAGATAGAAATCAGAATGAGGAATAGTGTGAAGGAGGGCTGCACTGTTAGCACGGAG ACTATCTCCTTAAGTGTGAAAGGTCCTGGTTTACAGAGAATGGTATTGGTTGATTTACCTGGAGTCATTAGT ACTGTGACATCAGGTATGGCTCCAGATACAAAGGAAACAATCTTTAGCATCAGCAAGGCCTACATGCAGAATCCAAATGCCATCATCCTTTGTATTCAAG atGGATCAGTGGATGCAGAACGCAGTATTGTCACAGACTTAGTCAGCCAAATGGATCCACAGGGAAAAAGGACAATTTTTGTGCTGACTAAAGTTGATCTTGCTGAGAAAAATGTGGCTAGCCCAAGCAGG ATCCAACAAATAATTGAAGGCAAACTCTTCCCAATGAAAGCTTTGGGTTACTTTGCAGTTGTTACTGGAAAAG gaaacagcagtgaaagcaTTGAATCTATTAAAGAGTATGAAGAGGAATTTTTTCAAAATTCCAAGCTGTTGAA AACATCCATGCTAAAGGCACACCAAGTAACAACAAAGAACTTAAGTCTTGCTGTCTCAGATTGCTTTTGGAAAATGGTGAGAGAGTCTGTGGAGCAGCAAGCAGATGCTTTTAAAG ccaCACGTTTCAATCTTGAGACAGAATGGAAGAACAATTACCCCCGGTTGCGAGAGCTTGACAGG AATGAACtgtttgaaaaagcaaagaatgagATTCTTGATGAAGTCATAAGTCTGACTCAAGTCACACCTAAGCACTG GGAGGAGATTCTTCAGAAGACATTATGGGAGAGGGTATCTACTCATGTGATTGAGAATATCTaccttccagcagcacagacaaTGAACTCAGGGACATTTAACACCACTGTGGACATCAAACTGAAGCAGTGGACTGACAAGCAACTGCCAAATAAAGCAGTAGAG GTGGCGTGGGAGACTTTGCAAGAGGAGTTTTCTCGTTTCATgacagaacaaaaaggaaaagagcatgATGATATCTTTGATAAACTGAAACAAGCTGTCAAAGAAGAAAGTATTAAGCGCCATAAATGGAACGAGAGAGCAGAGGATAGTCTG CGTGTGATCCAGCACAATGCCTTAGAAGATCGGTCAATATCTGATAAACAGCAATGGGATGCAGCTATTCATTTTATGGAAGAGACTCTCCAAAGTCGTCTCAAAGACA CTGAATCTGTTATTGAAGATATGGTGGGTCCGGATTGGAAAAAGAGGTGGCTATACTGGATAAGCCGCACCAAAGAGCAG AATATAcgtaatgaaacaaaaaatgaactTGAGAAGTTAATCAAATGCAATGAAGAACATGCAGCATATCTGGCAAATGATGAAGTGACAACTGTCAGAAAGAATCTTGAAGCGAGAGGAATAACAGTGGACCCATGTCTG ataAAAGATACGTGGCACCAAATTTATAGAAGGTATTTCCTGAAGACTGCTTTGAACCACTGCAACCTTTGTCGAAGAGGTTTCTATTACTATCAACGACATTTCGTAGACTCGGAG CTTGAATGTAATGATATTGTCCTCTTCTGGCGGATACAGCGAATGCTGGCAATCACAGCAAATACACTGAGGCAGCAGCTTACTAATACAGAAG taagACGCTTGGAGAAGAATGTAAAGGAAGTGCTTGAAGATTTTGCTGAGGACAATGAAAAGAAGGTTAAGCTCCTAACTGGCAAAAGGGTCCAGCTTGCAGAGGATCTCA AAAAAGTTCGAGAAATCCAGGAAAAACTTGAAGCCTTCATAGAAGCCCTCCATCAAGAAAAATAG
- the OPA1 gene encoding dynamin-like 120 kDa protein, mitochondrial isoform X3, producing MWRTKAAAACVICRSLAHSNYGIKRKSPLQNLHLVSRSIHHPYHPSLKFQRRPLRISLQQFSSLNRLPLRKTKLLNVKYGYQSYRNFWLARLASRLLKIRYLILGSAVGGGYTAKKTYDQWKDMMPDLDEYKWIIPDFIWELDEHIDLEKLIKALPDADDLAKLLPDFEKIGESFTSLKGIFSPGTPGETAFRATDQGYDSDKQYKKVSDKEKIDQLQEELLRTQLKYQRMLERLEKENKELRKLVLQRDDKGIHQRKLKKSLIDMYSEVLDILSDYDASYNTQDHLPRVVVVGDQSAGKTSVLEMIAQARIFPRGSGEMMTRSPVKVTLSEGPHHVALFKDSSREFDLTKEEDLAALRNEIEIRMRNSVKEGCTVSTETISLSVKGPGLQRMVLVDLPGVISTVTSGMAPDTKETIFSISKAYMQNPNAIILCIQDGSVDAERSIVTDLVSQMDPQGKRTIFVLTKVDLAEKNVASPSRIQQIIEGKLFPMKALGYFAVVTGKGNSSESIESIKEYEEEFFQNSKLLKTSMLKAHQVTTKNLSLAVSDCFWKMVRESVEQQADAFKATRFNLETEWKNNYPRLRELDRNELFEKAKNEILDEVISLTQVTPKHWEEILQKTLWERVSTHVIENIYLPAAQTMNSGTFNTTVDIKLKQWTDKQLPNKAVEVAWETLQEEFSRFMTEQKGKEHDDIFDKLKQAVKEESIKRHKWNERAEDSLRVIQHNALEDRSISDKQQWDAAIHFMEETLQSRLKDTESVIEDMVGPDWKKRWLYWISRTKEQNIRNETKNELEKLIKCNEEHAAYLANDEVTTVRKNLEARGITVDPCLIKDTWHQIYRRYFLKTALNHCNLCRRGFYYYQRHFVDSELECNDIVLFWRIQRMLAITANTLRQQLTNTEVRRLEKNVKEVLEDFAEDNEKKVKLLTGKRVQLAEDLKKVREIQEKLEAFIEALHQEK from the exons tgtCATCTGCAGGAGTCTAGCACATAGCAACTAtggaataaaaaggaaatcacCACTTCAAAACTTGCACCTGGTTTCCCGAAGCATACATCATCCCTACCATCCAAGTCTGAAATTTCAAAGACGTCCATTAAGGATATCCCTTCAACAGTTCTCTTCTCTTAATCGTCTTCCCCTAcgcaaaacaaaacttttaaatgtaaaatatggTTACCAGTCCTACAGGAACTTTTGGCTAGCTAGACTAGCATCAAGGCTTCTCAAAATTCGCTATCTTATATTGGGGTCTGCTGTAGGTGGTGGTTACACAGCTAAGAAG ACATATGATCAGTGGAAGGACATGATGCCTGATCTCGATGAATATAAATGGATTATTCCTGACTTCATCTGGGAGCTTGATGAGCATATTGACTTAG aaaaacTTATCAAAGCCCTTCCTGATGCCGATGACCTTGCCAAACTTCTGCCTGACTTCGAGAAGATTGGAGAGAGCTTCACCTCACTGAAAGGGATTTTTTCTCCTG GTACTCCAGGAGAAACAGCATTCAGAGCTACGGACCAGGGTTATGACAGCGACAAACAGTACAAAAAG GTTTCTGACAAAGAGAAGATTGATCAACTTCAGGAGGAACTTCTGCGCACTCAG CTAAAATACCAACGGATGCTTGAGCGATTAGAGAAGGAGAACAAAGAATTAAGAAAACTGGTACTGCAAAGAGATGACAAAGGAATTCACCAGAGAAAGTTAAAG AAATCTTTGATTGACATGTATTCTGAAGTACTTGATATCCTGTCTGATTATGATGCCAGCTATAACACTCAAGATCACCTACCTCGA GTGGTAGTCGTTGGAGATCAAAGTGCAGGAAAAACAAGTGTATTAGAGATGATTGCTCAAGCCCGAATATTCCCTAGAGGGTCTGGAGAGATGATGACACGTTCCCCTGTAAAG GTAACCCTTAGTGAAGGTCCTCACCACGTGGCTTTATTCAAAGACAGCTCTCGGGAGTTTGATCTGACCAAAGAAGAGGAT cTTGCAGCTTTGAGGAATGAGATAGAAATCAGAATGAGGAATAGTGTGAAGGAGGGCTGCACTGTTAGCACGGAG ACTATCTCCTTAAGTGTGAAAGGTCCTGGTTTACAGAGAATGGTATTGGTTGATTTACCTGGAGTCATTAGT ACTGTGACATCAGGTATGGCTCCAGATACAAAGGAAACAATCTTTAGCATCAGCAAGGCCTACATGCAGAATCCAAATGCCATCATCCTTTGTATTCAAG atGGATCAGTGGATGCAGAACGCAGTATTGTCACAGACTTAGTCAGCCAAATGGATCCACAGGGAAAAAGGACAATTTTTGTGCTGACTAAAGTTGATCTTGCTGAGAAAAATGTGGCTAGCCCAAGCAGG ATCCAACAAATAATTGAAGGCAAACTCTTCCCAATGAAAGCTTTGGGTTACTTTGCAGTTGTTACTGGAAAAG gaaacagcagtgaaagcaTTGAATCTATTAAAGAGTATGAAGAGGAATTTTTTCAAAATTCCAAGCTGTTGAA AACATCCATGCTAAAGGCACACCAAGTAACAACAAAGAACTTAAGTCTTGCTGTCTCAGATTGCTTTTGGAAAATGGTGAGAGAGTCTGTGGAGCAGCAAGCAGATGCTTTTAAAG ccaCACGTTTCAATCTTGAGACAGAATGGAAGAACAATTACCCCCGGTTGCGAGAGCTTGACAGG AATGAACtgtttgaaaaagcaaagaatgagATTCTTGATGAAGTCATAAGTCTGACTCAAGTCACACCTAAGCACTG GGAGGAGATTCTTCAGAAGACATTATGGGAGAGGGTATCTACTCATGTGATTGAGAATATCTaccttccagcagcacagacaaTGAACTCAGGGACATTTAACACCACTGTGGACATCAAACTGAAGCAGTGGACTGACAAGCAACTGCCAAATAAAGCAGTAGAG GTGGCGTGGGAGACTTTGCAAGAGGAGTTTTCTCGTTTCATgacagaacaaaaaggaaaagagcatgATGATATCTTTGATAAACTGAAACAAGCTGTCAAAGAAGAAAGTATTAAGCGCCATAAATGGAACGAGAGAGCAGAGGATAGTCTG CGTGTGATCCAGCACAATGCCTTAGAAGATCGGTCAATATCTGATAAACAGCAATGGGATGCAGCTATTCATTTTATGGAAGAGACTCTCCAAAGTCGTCTCAAAGACA CTGAATCTGTTATTGAAGATATGGTGGGTCCGGATTGGAAAAAGAGGTGGCTATACTGGATAAGCCGCACCAAAGAGCAG AATATAcgtaatgaaacaaaaaatgaactTGAGAAGTTAATCAAATGCAATGAAGAACATGCAGCATATCTGGCAAATGATGAAGTGACAACTGTCAGAAAGAATCTTGAAGCGAGAGGAATAACAGTGGACCCATGTCTG ataAAAGATACGTGGCACCAAATTTATAGAAGGTATTTCCTGAAGACTGCTTTGAACCACTGCAACCTTTGTCGAAGAGGTTTCTATTACTATCAACGACATTTCGTAGACTCGGAG CTTGAATGTAATGATATTGTCCTCTTCTGGCGGATACAGCGAATGCTGGCAATCACAGCAAATACACTGAGGCAGCAGCTTACTAATACAGAAG taagACGCTTGGAGAAGAATGTAAAGGAAGTGCTTGAAGATTTTGCTGAGGACAATGAAAAGAAGGTTAAGCTCCTAACTGGCAAAAGGGTCCAGCTTGCAGAGGATCTCA AAAAAGTTCGAGAAATCCAGGAAAAACTTGAAGCCTTCATAGAAGCCCTCCATCAAGAAAAATAG